One genomic window of Elaeis guineensis isolate ETL-2024a chromosome 2, EG11, whole genome shotgun sequence includes the following:
- the LOC105035351 gene encoding uncharacterized protein isoform X2, giving the protein MTSTMESIIESLQRTCQLMVQEVERSANTLATFEESTSVLKKAEGEYKGHRSLLMRTRRLLSTMQCQDVMDSCRGSCLEPSRKVQKDMKRWLWKSRERQLEIA; this is encoded by the exons ATGACATCTACTATGGAAAGCATTATCGAGAGCCTTCAGCGTACTTGTCAACTGATGGTTCAA GAGGTGGAAAGAAGTGCAAACACATTGGCTACTTTTG AGGAATCAACAAGTGTTCTAAAGAAAGCTGAAGGTGAGTACAAAGGACACCGCTCTTTGCTGATGCGCACTCGTCGCTTGCTTTCCACAATGCAATGTCAAGATGTTATGGACAG TTGCAGAGGAAGCTGCTTGGAGCCATCAAGGAAGGTTCAAAAGGACATGAAGAGGTGGCTGTGGAAATCCAGAGAGAGGCAGTTGGAGATTGCTTGA
- the LOC105035351 gene encoding uncharacterized protein isoform X1, with product MTSTMESIIESLQRTCQLMVQEVERSANTLATFEESTSVLKKAEGEYKGHRSLLMRTRRLLSTMQCQDVMDRISHVLIHGAVCCVEMGWAAKVAEEAAWSHQGRFKRT from the exons ATGACATCTACTATGGAAAGCATTATCGAGAGCCTTCAGCGTACTTGTCAACTGATGGTTCAA GAGGTGGAAAGAAGTGCAAACACATTGGCTACTTTTG AGGAATCAACAAGTGTTCTAAAGAAAGCTGAAGGTGAGTACAAAGGACACCGCTCTTTGCTGATGCGCACTCGTCGCTTGCTTTCCACAATGCAATGTCAAGATGTTATGGACAG GATTTCTCATGTTCTTATCCACGGTGCTGTATGTTGTGTCGAAATGGGTTGGGCTGCTAAAGTTGCAGAGGAAGCTGCTTGGAGCCATCAAGGAAGGTTCAAAAGGACATGA